The following proteins are co-located in the Deltaproteobacteria bacterium genome:
- a CDS encoding electron transport complex subunit E → MAKTIVQEFTKGLWDEIPPFRLVLGLCPTLAVTKTVANGVGMGVAATFVLVFSNILVSMLRKSIPSQVRVPCFIIIIATFVVIVELVMQAFTYPLFLQLGIFIPLIVVNCIILGRAEAFASKNGVVASTADGLGIGVGFTIALAVLAAIREIFGAGTITVPFVGTVIHLFGPSFQPFTFMVEAPGAFVCLGLVLALMNLAGK, encoded by the coding sequence CCAAGGGATTATGGGATGAAATCCCGCCTTTCAGACTTGTTCTGGGGTTGTGCCCGACCTTGGCGGTGACCAAGACTGTGGCAAATGGCGTCGGGATGGGGGTTGCGGCCACCTTTGTTCTTGTGTTTTCCAATATCCTGGTCTCTATGCTGCGTAAGAGTATACCGAGTCAGGTGAGGGTACCCTGTTTCATCATCATCATCGCCACGTTTGTGGTAATCGTGGAACTTGTTATGCAGGCCTTTACCTATCCGCTTTTTCTACAACTCGGTATCTTTATCCCTCTAATCGTGGTGAACTGTATTATCCTTGGCCGAGCCGAGGCCTTTGCCTCCAAGAATGGCGTGGTAGCTTCGACAGCGGACGGGCTCGGCATAGGCGTGGGATTCACGATTGCCTTGGCTGTCTTGGCCGCTATTCGTGAAATCTTCGGTGCCGGCACCATCACTGTTCCATTTGTAGGTACTGTCATTCACCTATTCGGGCCGTCCTTTCAGCCCTTCACGTTCATGGTTGAAGCCCCTGGCGCGTTTGTTTGCCTGGGCCTGGTCCTTGCTCTCATGAACCTGGCGGGAAAATAG
- a CDS encoding RnfABCDGE type electron transport complex subunit A has product MGDYILLAVGAILVNNILLIQYLGNCPFLGTSKSMDNATGMAMAVVFVLAMAGIVTWIMEAVFLKPLGLEYIRTIVFIVVIAALVQFVEIFMKKSMPALYAGLGIFLPLITTNCAVMGVCLINIKEEYNFLEMLVSSLAYPAGFGLALILFAGLRERIIIGRVPGPLQDVSIALVTAGFMSLSFLGFKGMI; this is encoded by the coding sequence ATGGGAGATTATATCTTACTTGCCGTAGGCGCTATCCTGGTCAACAACATCCTGCTGATTCAGTATCTGGGTAACTGCCCCTTTCTTGGAACGTCCAAGAGCATGGACAACGCTACGGGTATGGCTATGGCCGTGGTCTTTGTCCTTGCCATGGCAGGGATTGTGACCTGGATTATGGAGGCGGTTTTCCTAAAACCGTTAGGGCTTGAGTATATAAGGACTATCGTATTCATCGTGGTGATCGCCGCGCTGGTCCAGTTTGTGGAGATCTTCATGAAGAAGAGCATGCCGGCCCTTTATGCGGGGCTGGGTATCTTCTTGCCGCTGATTACGACCAACTGCGCGGTTATGGGAGTGTGCTTAATCAATATTAAGGAAGAATACAACTTTTTGGAAATGCTCGTTTCTTCATTAGCCTATCCGGCTGGGTTTGGTCTGGCCCTGATTCTGTTTGCAGGCCTGCGTGAACGGATTATCATAGGAAGGGTACCCGGGCCTTTGCAGGATGTCTCAATTGCTCTGGTTACGGCTGGATTTATGTCCCTTTCGTTTCTCGGTTTCAAAGGGATGATTTAG
- a CDS encoding FAD-dependent oxidoreductase, with protein sequence MLEALLLMLALGSVSGVLLGIASKVFYVWEDPRIALVTDCLAGANCGGCGYTGCGACAAAIVAGQADVGACIVAGAGGAAKVAAVLGLEAGAAEPLTSQNTCTGGFRAPEKFSYMGVNDCRAAYLLYAGAKDCAVGCLGFGSCVKACLFGALEIGPEGFPVVDAEKCVGCGACEKACPKGIMQVTKPSDRILHMNLVDDRLAPCRQTCPAEINIPKYIHHIKNKEYDQAYLTIMERNPLPLSTGRVCPHPCEDACRRALADDPVSINQLKRFCSDWVFDNAAQVKIPVAPDTGYKVAIVGGGPSGLTAAYFLRRLGHQVKIFEWLPEFGGMIYYGIPEYRLPKAILGKDVKRILDLGGIDVKTGVKFGVDFDLESLVGGGFDAVLMTIGAMNHASARIPDEDKVKGVIPATTYLRRQGLGDPMPIGKKVGVIGGGNVAMDCLRSSIRLGAEKVYCLYRRTIKEMPANQVEIEACKHEGIEFVTLCTPTKFLTDDEGNLTGIEYLKNELGEPDASGRRSPVAVKGSETVIEIDNFILAIGQTTDSAFADEEGTAVSRLETKWGAIMNDPDTHQTAIPYVFTSGDCAGPPGLLVAAIGAGRRAARGIHKYLMGEDMAMPENRLRVDPRRMSGHIPGTMFKSIEGIEKKGRIEQPELEPGTYERQHTYAEVDLTVTEEEALKEANRCMHCCLTCYDKDA encoded by the coding sequence ATGTTAGAAGCCTTACTTCTCATGTTAGCGTTGGGTAGTGTCAGTGGCGTATTGCTGGGGATTGCCTCTAAAGTATTTTATGTGTGGGAGGATCCGCGCATTGCGCTGGTCACAGACTGTCTGGCCGGCGCCAACTGCGGTGGGTGTGGCTATACGGGCTGCGGTGCCTGTGCTGCGGCGATTGTAGCTGGTCAAGCGGATGTAGGTGCTTGTATCGTAGCGGGCGCCGGCGGTGCTGCAAAGGTTGCTGCGGTTCTCGGCCTGGAGGCGGGCGCAGCAGAGCCTCTGACATCGCAAAATACCTGCACGGGAGGTTTCCGGGCACCCGAAAAATTTTCCTATATGGGTGTTAATGATTGCCGGGCCGCCTATCTGCTCTATGCAGGGGCCAAGGACTGCGCCGTGGGCTGCCTGGGGTTTGGGAGTTGTGTGAAGGCCTGCTTGTTTGGCGCCCTTGAAATCGGGCCAGAGGGTTTTCCGGTAGTTGACGCGGAAAAATGCGTGGGTTGCGGGGCCTGCGAAAAGGCGTGCCCCAAGGGAATCATGCAGGTCACCAAGCCTTCTGACCGGATTCTCCATATGAACCTTGTTGACGATCGTCTGGCTCCGTGCCGTCAGACCTGCCCTGCGGAAATCAATATCCCCAAGTACATCCATCACATCAAAAACAAAGAATACGACCAGGCCTATCTTACTATTATGGAACGCAACCCGTTGCCTCTTTCTACAGGTCGAGTTTGTCCTCATCCTTGCGAAGACGCCTGTCGAAGAGCCCTGGCCGATGATCCGGTTTCCATCAACCAACTGAAGCGTTTCTGTTCTGACTGGGTTTTTGATAATGCTGCACAAGTGAAAATCCCGGTCGCCCCGGATACGGGATACAAGGTGGCCATTGTAGGCGGGGGCCCGAGCGGTTTGACTGCGGCTTATTTTTTGAGGCGTCTCGGCCATCAGGTGAAAATCTTCGAATGGCTGCCCGAGTTCGGCGGCATGATCTATTACGGCATCCCCGAATATCGGCTTCCCAAGGCCATCCTTGGAAAAGATGTCAAACGTATTCTCGATCTTGGTGGCATAGACGTCAAGACGGGCGTTAAGTTCGGCGTTGACTTTGATCTGGAGTCCCTTGTCGGTGGCGGGTTTGATGCCGTGCTCATGACCATTGGGGCCATGAACCATGCCTCTGCCAGGATCCCTGACGAGGACAAGGTCAAAGGGGTAATTCCGGCAACCACCTATCTGCGAAGACAGGGCCTGGGAGATCCGATGCCCATAGGAAAAAAGGTTGGCGTCATCGGCGGGGGTAATGTGGCCATGGATTGCCTGCGCTCCAGTATTCGCCTGGGGGCCGAGAAGGTCTACTGCCTCTACCGGCGGACCATCAAGGAGATGCCCGCAAACCAGGTGGAAATAGAGGCCTGTAAACACGAAGGCATAGAGTTTGTGACGCTGTGTACCCCTACCAAATTCTTGACTGACGACGAGGGGAATCTAACCGGTATAGAGTACCTGAAAAATGAGCTGGGAGAACCGGATGCCAGCGGCAGACGAAGCCCTGTTGCCGTTAAAGGCTCCGAGACGGTGATAGAGATTGACAACTTCATCCTGGCGATCGGTCAGACAACCGATTCTGCCTTTGCGGACGAAGAAGGGACGGCAGTATCAAGGCTTGAAACCAAGTGGGGCGCGATCATGAATGATCCCGACACCCATCAGACAGCCATCCCTTACGTATTTACAAGCGGCGACTGTGCGGGACCGCCCGGGCTTTTGGTCGCGGCCATCGGGGCTGGAAGACGCGCTGCCAGGGGCATTCACAAATATCTCATGGGAGAAGACATGGCAATGCCGGAGAACAGGCTTCGGGTAGATCCCAGACGCATGAGTGGTCACATACCCGGCACCATGTTTAAGAGTATCGAAGGCATCGAGAAAAAGGGACGCATAGAACAGCCTGAGCTTGAGCCAGGCACTTACGAAAGACAGCACACCTATGCTGAGGTGGATTTGACGGTTACGGAAGAAGAAGCGTTGAAGGAAGCTAATCGCTGCATGCACTGTTGTCTTACCTGCTATGACAAGGATGCATAG
- a CDS encoding HyaD/HybD family hydrogenase maturation endopeptidase: MTKIEQPDTCKKVGGGRNAPPKHIVILGVGNLLLSDEGVGVHVANKLMEMDLPAGVEVIEGGTDGFRLMNVVTGADRLIVVDAVKGESPPGSIYRFDINDVPSSPDAYKTSVHQIGILEVVHLSELVGQTPETTVIGVEPKSMEMGMELSPEVQEKIPRIIALVLEEVKAALPE, from the coding sequence ATGACAAAAATTGAGCAACCGGATACCTGCAAAAAAGTTGGGGGGGGCAGAAATGCCCCCCCCAAACATATTGTGATCCTGGGAGTGGGCAACCTGCTGTTGTCTGACGAAGGAGTGGGAGTCCACGTGGCGAACAAGCTTATGGAGATGGATTTGCCTGCCGGTGTGGAAGTGATTGAAGGGGGAACAGACGGTTTCCGACTCATGAACGTGGTAACAGGGGCGGATCGGCTCATAGTGGTTGATGCGGTGAAAGGCGAAAGCCCTCCTGGTTCGATCTACCGGTTTGATATAAACGACGTTCCCTCATCTCCTGATGCGTACAAAACCTCGGTTCACCAGATCGGAATTCTGGAAGTGGTTCACCTGTCAGAACTTGTTGGTCAAACCCCTGAGACCACGGTGATCGGTGTTGAACCAAAGTCCATGGAAATGGGCATGGAGCTGTCTCCCGAGGTACAGGAGAAGATTCCCAGGATTATTGCATTAGTCCTGGAGGAGGTTAAAGCGGCTCTGCCCGAATAA